The region TTGCCGTCGAGCTGGGTCGGTGCCTCGACGTCGTAGATCTCGAGCAACGTCGGCATGATGTCGGCCATGTAGGGATCGTCGAGGATGAGCTCGCGGTTGCTGTAGAGAATGCCGTTGACCAGTGGCGGGTAGACGGAGCAGTGATCGCCGCTCCAGACATCGACATTGGGCTCGACGACCTTCTTGCCGACAATGCCCAAGCTGTCCTGCCAGCCCACCCGATAGCCACTGCTGTTGGACGGGAAGAGGTCCGGAATGAGCTCCGGATCGTAGGTGCCGTAGGCCTCGTCACGGGTGAAGACGTGAGCCACCGGATTGTCGCCCGTCTCCTCGTCGACGAAGGCCTCGAGCTTCGTCTTGAGCTCGGTCACCAGCGCCTGGTACTCGGCCCCTGGCTGCACGATGCCATTCTTCTCACGACCGGCGAGGTTGATGTAGATGTTGCCGAGGCCCATGGCATAGGCGCGGGTGCGGCTCCAGTCGACGTTGACGAAGAACTCACCCTGGTCGAACAGGTCCTCGAGGTTGGCGCGCTCCGGCCCCTCCCCCTGCAGCACCATGTAGCCCTCGCGGGCGAGCCAGGTGTTGTAGTTCATGGTGCGGCGCCAGGGCGCGAAGCCGTGGTCCGAGACCACGAACAGGGAGGTTCCTTCGGGCAGCCGCTCCATCGCCTCGCCGACGATCGCGTCCATGCGCTTGTAGGAATCGAGGATCGCGCTGCCCCACTCGGCCGCTCCCTCCTCGGTGTAGAGGGGATGCTCGGGGTCGATGTAGCGGTACATGACGTGCTGCACACGGTCGGTGAACTCGAAGTAGCTCACCAGCACGTCCCAGTCGTCGTCTCCCAGCATGTCGAGCATCATGGAGCTGTACTTGTCGGCGGTGAAAGCAACGTCTTCGAGGAAGATCTCCTCATTGATCGTGCCGTCGGTGATCGACCAGGTGTCGATCGCCCAGCCGATGGTCTTGAAGCGATCGAAGCGGTAGGTGAGCTCGTCGACGAACTCGCCCGGCGCGGTGATCGCGAACATCGGCGGCAGGTTCGCCGGATCGAACTGAATCGGCGATAGGTAGAGGCGCACCTCGGGCTCCACCGACATCAACCGGAAGCGCCCGATACCGGCCATCTTGATCACCGAGTTGAAGGGGAACTCGAACTCCACCCACGGACTCCACTCGCCGGGAGACATGTCGAAGCGGTTGCCGGAGACCTCGATATTCAGCGACTGGCGATCTTCCGCCACGGTGAGCGTCATCGGGATTTCGATGTAGTCGCTCTGCTCCGGGAAGAACTTGTTCGGTGGCCCCTTGACCTCGGTCTTG is a window of Acidobacteriota bacterium DNA encoding:
- a CDS encoding alkaline phosphatase family protein, which codes for MRLIATFAFLALILLLAPTAVGEEPKVVILGFDGADAAMAEQWMDAGELPNLAALRDQGTFSPLRSTIPSQTPVSWSTFATGLNPGRHSIFDFLKRDTETYRPSFAAFDETREAFLWGERNGLMVGLLGFLAVALLSFLLLLVIFRKRLLRVTVIAVVLGLLGGVGAGMAADRLMPVERPVAVNRQQGETFWQVLGAAGKRVRVMRVPVTFPPEPFPHGELLTGLGTPDLSFRIGKPFYFTSELFFQPKGGGDFSIEIVELVDNQGEIKTEVKGPPNKFFPEQSDYIEIPMTLTVAEDRQSLNIEVSGNRFDMSPGEWSPWVEFEFPFNSVIKMAGIGRFRLMSVEPEVRLYLSPIQFDPANLPPMFAITAPGEFVDELTYRFDRFKTIGWAIDTWSITDGTINEEIFLEDVAFTADKYSSMMLDMLGDDDWDVLVSYFEFTDRVQHVMYRYIDPEHPLYTEEGAAEWGSAILDSYKRMDAIVGEAMERLPEGTSLFVVSDHGFAPWRRTMNYNTWLAREGYMVLQGEGPERANLEDLFDQGEFFVNVDWSRTRAYAMGLGNIYINLAGREKNGIVQPGAEYQALVTELKTKLEAFVDEETGDNPVAHVFTRDEAYGTYDPELIPDLFPSNSSGYRVGWQDSLGIVGKKVVEPNVDVWSGDHCSVYPPLVNGILYSNRELILDDPYMADIMPTLLEIYDVEAPTQLDGKSLL